The following are from one region of the Canis lupus familiaris isolate Mischka breed German Shepherd chromosome 30, alternate assembly UU_Cfam_GSD_1.0, whole genome shotgun sequence genome:
- the LOC102152523 gene encoding uracil phosphoribosyltransferase homolog has protein sequence MFSVDRLIRLVEKGLNQLSYKECMVTTPTGYKYEGVKFEKGNCGVSIMRSSEAMEQALQDCRRSICIAKILIQSDEETQRANIYYAKFPPDIYWRKVLLMYPILSTGNTVIEAVKVLIKHGVQPSVIILLSLFSTPHGAKSIIQKFPEITI, from the coding sequence ATGTTTTCTGTGGATCGATTGATCAGACTTGTGGAAAAGGGATTGAATCAGCTGTCATATAAAGAATGCATGGTGACCACCCCAACAGGATACAAGTATGAAGGAGTGAAATTTGAGAAGGGAAATTGTGGTGTCAGCATAATGAGAAGCAGTGAGGCAATGGAACAAGCTTTACAAGACTGCCGTCGATCCATATGCATTGCGAAGATCCTGATTCAGAGTGATGAAGAGACACAAAGAGCCAACATATATTATGCTAAGTTCCCCCCAGACATTTACTGGAGAAAAGTCCTTCTGATGTATCCAATTCTCAGTACTGGAAATACTGTAATTGAAGCTGTAAAGGTTCTTATAAAACATGGAGTTCAACCCAGCGTTATTATCCTACTCAGTCTGTTCTCTACTCCTCATGGTGCCAAATCAATCATTCAGAAGTTTCCTGAGATCACAATTTAA